One region of Flavobacterium sp. KACC 22763 genomic DNA includes:
- a CDS encoding VOC family protein, producing the protein MRIDQIQIKTNDIQKAKAFYQNIFGLFILENDQKSITFQAGTSILKFVEDKEFNSIYHFAFNIPENQLEEAIQWCKGKVDLIVLEDKSVVTNFENWNAHSIYFFDHNGNLLEFIARHDLNNEQIGEFNSASILSISEIGIVTESPLQLGNQLIEEHGLHFFSQNTNTDKFAAIGDHEGLLILVQPTRNWYPTQIPSESNPTQITLENNENIIELHF; encoded by the coding sequence ATGAGAATAGATCAGATACAAATTAAAACAAACGATATTCAAAAAGCGAAAGCTTTTTATCAGAACATTTTTGGGCTTTTCATTCTTGAAAATGACCAAAAATCGATAACGTTTCAAGCTGGAACTTCTATTTTAAAATTTGTCGAAGACAAAGAGTTTAATTCCATATATCATTTTGCTTTTAATATTCCCGAAAATCAGCTTGAAGAAGCCATTCAATGGTGTAAAGGCAAAGTTGATTTAATTGTTCTAGAAGATAAAAGTGTAGTTACAAATTTTGAAAATTGGAATGCACATTCTATTTATTTCTTTGATCATAATGGAAATTTACTCGAATTCATTGCGCGACATGATCTTAATAATGAACAAATTGGCGAATTCAACTCTGCTTCTATTTTAAGCATTAGCGAAATCGGAATTGTTACGGAAAGTCCATTACAATTAGGAAATCAATTAATCGAAGAACACGGATTGCATTTCTTTTCTCAAAATACAAACACTGATAAATTTGCTGCAATTGGCGATCATGAAGGTTTGTTGATTTTGGTGCAACCTACTAGAAATTGGTATCCAACTCAGATTCCTTCTGAAAGTAATCCAACACAAATTACATTAGAGAATAATGAAAATATAATTGAATTGCATTTTTAA
- a CDS encoding sulfatase family protein, with the protein MKRSFFLLFLSAITSLGIAQSKNSNSKPNIIIINMDDMGYGDTEPYGMTGVNTPHFNQVAEEGMRFTNFNAGQAICTASRAALLTGCYPNRIGMSGVLLPGAKHALNPNEETIASLLKKNGYKTANYGKWHLGNQLPYWPTNYGFDEFFGIPYSHDVWPIDYDGYSKVTDAKDMRSSFPPLPLISNTTIIDTIENIKDASKLTTLFTEKAIGFIKKNKKDPFFLYLTHPLPHAPLAVSDKFKGKSDLGLFGDVILELDWSIGEIINTLDTEGIAKNTVLIITSDNGPWLVFGDNAGSSGGFREGKSTTWEGGTRVPFLIRWPGKIKSGSVNSSLMTNMDLLPTIASITGSSLPKNQIDGLNFLPVLTGKTASGPREVFYYYFGVGSNNLEAIRYKHWKLVFPHKGTTYNKKLQGKDGYRGEGASAEFPIALYDLAHDPGEVRDVQQLYPEIVAEIQKIANTAREDLGDDLNQKVGKNVRKPATY; encoded by the coding sequence ATGAAAAGAAGTTTCTTCTTGCTCTTTCTTTCGGCAATTACCTCTTTAGGCATTGCTCAAAGTAAAAATTCAAATTCTAAGCCCAACATTATTATCATCAACATGGATGATATGGGTTATGGCGACACTGAACCGTACGGAATGACAGGAGTCAACACTCCTCATTTTAATCAAGTTGCCGAAGAAGGAATGCGTTTTACCAATTTCAATGCAGGACAAGCGATTTGTACAGCATCCAGAGCAGCTTTATTAACTGGCTGTTATCCAAACAGAATCGGAATGTCGGGTGTATTGCTTCCTGGAGCCAAACATGCTTTAAATCCAAATGAAGAAACTATTGCGTCACTTTTAAAGAAAAACGGATACAAAACGGCTAATTACGGAAAATGGCATTTAGGAAATCAACTTCCATATTGGCCAACTAATTATGGCTTTGATGAGTTTTTCGGAATTCCGTATTCACACGACGTATGGCCGATTGATTATGACGGTTATTCAAAAGTAACGGATGCTAAAGATATGCGTTCGAGCTTTCCTCCTCTCCCATTAATCAGCAATACAACCATTATTGATACGATTGAAAATATCAAAGACGCTTCAAAACTAACTACACTTTTTACCGAAAAAGCAATTGGTTTTATCAAGAAAAACAAAAAAGATCCGTTCTTTTTATATCTCACACATCCTTTGCCACACGCGCCTTTAGCGGTTTCAGACAAATTTAAAGGAAAAAGCGATTTAGGCCTTTTTGGAGATGTGATATTGGAACTGGATTGGTCAATTGGCGAAATCATAAATACGTTAGATACAGAAGGAATAGCTAAAAATACTGTCCTAATTATAACGAGTGATAATGGTCCTTGGCTTGTTTTTGGTGACAATGCAGGTTCATCGGGCGGTTTTAGAGAAGGAAAATCAACTACTTGGGAAGGTGGTACAAGGGTTCCGTTTTTGATACGTTGGCCAGGTAAAATAAAAAGCGGCTCTGTAAACAGTTCTCTTATGACCAATATGGATTTACTGCCTACAATTGCTTCAATAACAGGTTCTTCTTTACCAAAAAACCAAATTGACGGTTTGAATTTTCTTCCTGTTCTGACTGGAAAAACGGCTTCTGGCCCAAGAGAAGTTTTTTATTATTATTTCGGAGTTGGAAGCAATAATTTAGAAGCCATTCGATACAAACATTGGAAACTTGTTTTCCCACACAAAGGCACAACCTACAACAAAAAATTACAAGGAAAAGATGGTTATCGCGGAGAAGGCGCTTCCGCAGAATTTCCAATAGCGCTTTATGATTTAGCACATGATCCGGGAGAAGTTCGCGATGTACAGCAATTATATCCTGAAATTGTAGCCGAAATTCAGAAAATCGCTAATACTGCAAGAGAAGATCTTGGCGATGATTTGAATCAAAAGGTTGGAAAAAATGTTAGAAAACCTGCTACATATTAA
- a CDS encoding DUF1810 domain-containing protein: protein MAYNNNGLLRFLDAQNKLYLTALDEIKNGKKESPWMWFIFPQIKGMGSNDTSKFYEIKNADEAIAFLEHPILGKHLVEITSELIKKEENVSDIFESIDLENLQSCMTLFASVQNTEPIFQEVLHKHFDGSSDFHTLQLLYSNL from the coding sequence ATGGCCTACAACAATAATGGACTGCTTCGTTTTTTAGATGCTCAGAATAAATTGTATCTGACCGCTTTGGACGAAATCAAGAATGGTAAAAAAGAATCTCCTTGGATGTGGTTTATATTTCCGCAGATAAAAGGAATGGGTTCTAATGATACTTCCAAATTTTACGAAATCAAAAATGCTGATGAAGCAATTGCTTTTCTGGAACATCCAATTTTAGGAAAACATCTTGTAGAAATCACTTCTGAATTAATCAAAAAGGAAGAAAATGTTTCTGATATTTTTGAAAGCATTGATTTAGAAAATCTTCAATCTTGTATGACATTGTTTGCTAGCGTTCAAAATACTGAACCTATCTTTCAGGAAGTGCTTCACAAACACTTTGACGGTTCATCTGATTTTCATACACTTCAATTATTGTATAGCAATCTTTGA
- a CDS encoding 4-hydroxy-tetrahydrodipicolinate reductase → MKIGLIGFGKTGKSVASILLENKKFCLEWVLRQSTVLEHRSVPEFFGVQSEEPGLIYSSSKTSIEELLEKHPVDVIIDFSSHQGIYTYGEVAAKKQVKIISAISHYKDKELEFLKKLAKKTTVFWSPNITLGVNYLLFAAKFLKKIAPWVDIEVNEEHFKTKQGTSGTAVKIAEALDVDKENINSVRAGGIVGKHEVIFGFPFQTVRLIHESISREAFGNGVIFVAENLKEKEKGLYNFEDILTPYFTV, encoded by the coding sequence ATGAAAATAGGATTAATCGGATTCGGAAAAACTGGAAAATCAGTAGCTTCAATATTATTAGAAAATAAAAAATTCTGCTTAGAATGGGTTTTACGTCAAAGTACGGTTTTAGAACACAGATCGGTTCCAGAATTTTTTGGAGTACAGTCAGAAGAACCCGGCTTAATCTATTCTAGTTCTAAAACTTCTATTGAAGAATTATTAGAAAAGCATCCTGTTGATGTAATTATCGATTTCTCGTCACATCAGGGAATTTATACGTATGGAGAAGTCGCGGCAAAGAAGCAGGTAAAAATTATTTCTGCTATTTCGCATTATAAAGATAAAGAACTAGAGTTTTTAAAGAAACTGGCTAAGAAAACCACAGTATTTTGGTCGCCTAATATTACTTTGGGTGTAAACTATTTGTTGTTTGCTGCTAAATTTCTAAAGAAAATTGCACCGTGGGTTGATATCGAAGTAAATGAAGAACACTTTAAAACCAAACAAGGAACATCTGGGACAGCGGTAAAAATTGCTGAAGCACTAGATGTTGACAAAGAAAACATTAATTCGGTTAGGGCAGGGGGAATCGTTGGAAAACACGAGGTTATTTTTGGTTTTCCGTTTCAAACCGTACGTTTAATTCACGAATCAATTTCGAGAGAGGCTTTCGGAAACGGAGTTATTTTTGTGGCCGAAAATCTAAAAGAGAAAGAAAAAGGATTATATAATTTCGAGGATATCCTGACGCCTTATTTTACAGTATAA
- a CDS encoding succinate dehydrogenase/fumarate reductase iron-sulfur subunit translates to MKLYLKIWRQFNSSTKGEMTDYEIDGVSEHMSFLEMLDLLNESLIQNGERVIEFDHDCREGICGQCGVMINGRAHGPLKNTTTCQLHMRSFKDGDTIYIEPFRAKAFPVLRDLKIDRKAFDSIIASGGFIGAATGQAPEANSIPISYETAEAAFDAAACIGCGACVASCKNASAALFVGAKITHLALLPQGKLEAQTRAVSMVKQMDEEGFGACSDTRACEIECPQGISVLSIAKMNLEYMKALTFRK, encoded by the coding sequence ATGAAACTTTATCTTAAAATATGGCGCCAGTTTAATTCTTCAACTAAAGGAGAAATGACAGATTATGAAATTGATGGAGTATCAGAACATATGTCGTTTTTGGAAATGTTGGATCTTTTGAACGAATCTCTAATTCAAAATGGAGAAAGAGTGATCGAGTTTGACCACGATTGTCGTGAAGGAATCTGCGGGCAATGCGGCGTTATGATAAACGGACGCGCTCATGGGCCTTTAAAAAATACTACAACCTGTCAGCTTCATATGAGAAGTTTTAAAGATGGAGACACTATTTATATTGAACCATTTCGTGCAAAAGCTTTTCCTGTTCTACGTGATTTAAAAATTGACCGAAAAGCATTTGATTCTATCATTGCTTCGGGAGGTTTTATTGGCGCTGCTACGGGTCAGGCGCCAGAAGCAAACAGTATTCCGATTTCGTATGAAACGGCAGAAGCCGCTTTTGATGCTGCTGCCTGTATTGGATGCGGAGCCTGTGTGGCTTCATGCAAAAATGCCAGCGCAGCCTTGTTTGTTGGAGCCAAAATAACACATCTGGCACTTTTACCTCAAGGAAAATTAGAAGCCCAAACACGTGCGGTTTCGATGGTAAAACAAATGGATGAAGAAGGTTTTGGAGCTTGTTCTGATACAAGAGCCTGCGAAATCGAATGTCCGCAAGGAATTTCGGTGCTTTCTATTGCTAAAATGAATTTAGAATATATGAAGGCTTTGACTTTTAGGAAGTAA